The following proteins are encoded in a genomic region of Streptococcus cristatus AS 1.3089:
- a CDS encoding CPBP family intramembrane glutamic endopeptidase, with product MFKSRMLDNVKLSRYIPPIWLAVLISIGFIQLGEILAFIGMIPIGIIIGTVLAMVNPTADRATVMEVFGHYSIFFQLGSFFFMALLVFLWVKFREKRPFSSLGFFKDGWLKELGKGFLIGSIQFSLIVALLLLTGSGRLELAELSVEPVLFILALIPFWILQGGTEELVTRGWLFPAVSAKSNILVGVLVSSTLFGAMHLLNAGVTVLSIVTIILDGIFACLLMIKYDNMWVLAGMHGAWNFVQGNVYGIQVSGNGATASVFNYTSQTSIDWLSGGAFGAEGSIFASIVLIGCIAYLYWSLKKENRLPQALIFKK from the coding sequence ATGTTTAAATCACGCATGTTAGATAATGTGAAGCTGTCGCGCTACATTCCGCCGATTTGGTTGGCAGTTTTGATTTCTATTGGCTTTATCCAGCTAGGAGAAATCCTTGCATTCATTGGAATGATTCCGATTGGGATCATCATTGGAACTGTGCTTGCCATGGTAAATCCGACAGCTGACCGAGCAACGGTTATGGAAGTGTTCGGGCATTATAGTATCTTTTTTCAGCTGGGTAGTTTTTTCTTTATGGCCTTACTTGTTTTTCTGTGGGTGAAGTTTCGAGAGAAGAGACCTTTCTCCAGTCTGGGATTCTTTAAGGATGGATGGCTGAAAGAACTGGGCAAAGGATTTCTGATTGGTTCGATACAATTTTCGCTTATCGTTGCCCTGCTCTTGCTGACAGGATCTGGAAGACTAGAATTGGCAGAGCTTAGTGTAGAGCCAGTTCTCTTTATTCTTGCCCTGATACCTTTTTGGATTCTGCAAGGTGGCACGGAGGAGTTGGTGACGCGTGGCTGGCTTTTTCCAGCGGTTAGTGCCAAATCAAATATCCTTGTCGGTGTCTTGGTTTCCAGCACTCTATTTGGGGCAATGCACCTCCTCAATGCTGGTGTGACTGTCCTTTCTATTGTTACTATTATTTTGGATGGGATTTTTGCCTGCCTACTCATGATCAAGTATGATAATATGTGGGTCTTGGCTGGTATGCATGGCGCTTGGAATTTCGTCCAAGGAAATGTCTATGGCATCCAGGTCAGTGGGAACGGAGCTACTGCCTCTGTCTTTAATTACACTTCTCAGACTTCTATTGATTGGCTTTCAGGAGGAGCTTTCGGTGCTGAAGGATCTATTTTTGCCAGTATCGTCCTGATTGGCTGCATTGCCTATCTTTACTGGTCACTCAAGAAAGAAAATCGCCTGCCTCAGGCATTGATCTTTAAGAAATAA
- the uvrB gene encoding excinuclease ABC subunit UvrB: protein MINRITDNKFELVSKYEPSGDQPQAIEQLVDNIEGGEKAQILMGATGTGKTYTMSQVIARVNKPTLVIAHNKTLAGQLYGEFKEFFPNNAVEYFVSYYDYYQPEAYVPSSDTYIEKDSSVNDEIDKLRHSATSALLERNDVIVVASVSCIYGLGSPKEYSDSVVSLRPGLEISRDKLLNDLVDIQFERNDIDFQRGKFRVRGDVVEIFPASRDEHAFRVEFFGDEIDRIREVEALTGRVLGEVDHLAIFPATHFVTNEDHMEVAIAKIQAELEEQLAIFEKEGKLLEAQRLKQRTEYDIEMLREMGYTNGVENYSRHMDGRSEGEPPYTLLDFFPDDFLIMIDESHMTMGQIRGMYNGDRSRKEMLVNYGFRLPSALDNRPLRREEFESHVHQIVYVSATPGDYENEQTDTVIEQIIRPTGLLDPEVEVRPTMGQIDDLLGEINARVEKNERTFITTLTKKMAEDLTDYFKEMGVKVKYMHSDIKTLERTEIIRDLRLGVFDVLVGINLLREGIDVPEVSLVAILDADKEGFLRNERGLIQTIGRAARNSEGHVIMYADTMTQSMQRAIDETARRRAIQMAYNEEHGIVPQTIKKEIRDLISVTKAALPDKEETVEIESLNKQERKDMIKKLEAQMQEAAGLLDFELAAQIRDMILEIKAMD, encoded by the coding sequence ATGATTAATAGAATTACAGATAATAAATTTGAATTGGTGTCTAAGTACGAGCCTTCAGGTGATCAGCCTCAAGCTATCGAGCAGCTGGTGGATAATATTGAGGGAGGCGAGAAAGCCCAGATTCTCATGGGAGCGACGGGTACTGGTAAGACCTATACCATGAGTCAGGTTATCGCTCGGGTCAACAAGCCGACACTGGTTATTGCCCATAATAAAACGCTGGCCGGCCAGCTCTATGGTGAGTTCAAGGAATTCTTCCCCAATAACGCGGTGGAATACTTCGTTTCCTACTATGATTACTACCAGCCTGAGGCCTATGTGCCTTCCAGTGATACTTATATCGAAAAGGATAGCTCGGTCAATGACGAAATTGATAAGCTCCGTCACTCGGCGACTTCTGCTCTCTTGGAGCGAAACGACGTGATTGTCGTGGCTTCGGTCTCGTGTATCTACGGTCTGGGTTCGCCTAAGGAATACTCCGATAGCGTGGTAAGTCTACGTCCTGGACTAGAGATTTCCCGCGATAAGCTGCTCAATGATTTGGTAGATATCCAGTTTGAGCGCAATGATATTGACTTTCAGCGGGGAAAATTCCGGGTTCGTGGTGATGTAGTGGAGATTTTCCCAGCTTCTCGTGATGAGCATGCCTTTCGGGTAGAGTTTTTCGGAGATGAGATTGACCGGATTCGTGAGGTCGAAGCCTTGACAGGACGAGTCTTGGGTGAGGTGGACCATTTGGCCATCTTCCCAGCCACTCACTTCGTGACCAATGAAGATCATATGGAAGTAGCCATTGCCAAGATTCAGGCCGAGCTGGAGGAGCAGCTTGCTATCTTTGAAAAGGAAGGAAAGCTTCTGGAAGCTCAACGCTTGAAACAGCGTACGGAGTATGATATCGAAATGCTACGTGAAATGGGCTATACCAACGGTGTTGAGAACTATTCTCGCCACATGGATGGTCGAAGCGAAGGAGAGCCGCCATACACGCTTCTGGATTTTTTCCCTGATGATTTCTTGATTATGATTGACGAGAGTCACATGACCATGGGACAGATTCGGGGTATGTATAATGGTGACCGCTCTCGCAAGGAGATGCTGGTCAATTATGGTTTCCGCCTGCCGTCTGCCTTGGACAACCGCCCGCTGCGCCGAGAAGAATTTGAAAGCCATGTTCATCAGATTGTCTATGTATCGGCTACGCCGGGCGACTATGAAAATGAACAGACGGATACTGTTATTGAGCAAATTATCCGGCCGACAGGACTTCTGGATCCAGAAGTGGAAGTTCGTCCAACTATGGGGCAAATTGATGATCTTTTGGGTGAAATCAATGCCCGTGTTGAAAAGAATGAGCGGACCTTTATCACAACCCTGACCAAGAAGATGGCAGAAGATTTGACGGACTACTTCAAGGAAATGGGCGTCAAGGTCAAGTACATGCACTCGGACATCAAGACCTTGGAGCGAACCGAGATTATCCGTGATTTGCGCTTGGGCGTATTTGACGTTCTGGTTGGTATTAACCTGCTGCGCGAGGGAATCGACGTGCCGGAGGTTAGTTTGGTGGCCATTCTTGATGCGGACAAGGAAGGTTTCCTCCGCAATGAACGTGGCCTGATCCAGACTATTGGCCGGGCAGCCCGCAACAGCGAGGGGCATGTCATTATGTATGCCGACACCATGACCCAGTCCATGCAGCGCGCTATCGATGAAACTGCCCGCCGCCGGGCAATCCAGATGGCTTATAATGAAGAGCACGGCATTGTACCGCAGACCATCAAGAAAGAAATCCGTGACCTAATTAGCGTGACCAAGGCAGCCCTGCCAGACAAGGAAGAAACCGTCGAAATCGAAAGTCTCAACAAGCAAGAACGCAAGGACATGATTAAGAAACTGGAAGCTCAAATGCAAGAAGCTGCTGGACTTCTGGACTTCGAACTGGCTGCACAGATTCGCGATATGATTTTGGAAATAAAGGCGATGGATTAG
- a CDS encoding DUF2971 domain-containing protein yields MENTIQSLEDLDSKVENIKNIMEAFFQFPPKEKWEKLETTLYILHKFSKFVDETILKKVLLETELLFKENNETFISVYILNNYFRSLNDYLKKNLGVEDCQDFFNDNSIFFTVINRIKNQDLNDINGVTCAQILDIMIIVFERGEGSERLKEKIKQDLGSIIDMILLKFLFVSISISYFHLDILLKIFKSEHLYLINNFNKMNPDNYSVRYYLSWLETKDSDIIKESIETLKTILKYTDSDILKNEIFSLLEKAGEIKNENEEKRNIQDIQVDELGEIGNTLIDEIRFHLTIKARDLENSEEYGHYTKIETLTNHLIKTIKSGDSSEPAYLRLTNSKQLNDPMEGRAIYDYLEIENSSDCYQSSNVFLSSMTTISDSLPMWKEYAEESKGAFLQYDKKYLQQIIEHDSLEFVRIFYLNSTREADSNIIQRLNDLKELIQELKTRHTEESRKVQSSIFKNLAKISYLFKVSDYEYESEYRILINFDDSEIEGRLNPKLKTEDKIELEELKVLSGSIGLSENEESGYKDFRKYIHLESREDGRYALFVYINLAPLKYSKVILGPKVTDADYIAPYLKLANPDIEIESSKIPYR; encoded by the coding sequence TTGGAAAATACTATACAGTCTTTAGAGGATTTAGATAGTAAAGTAGAGAATATCAAGAACATAATGGAAGCTTTTTTCCAATTTCCTCCAAAAGAAAAATGGGAAAAATTAGAAACAACTTTATATATATTACATAAATTTAGTAAATTTGTCGATGAAACAATTTTAAAAAAAGTTTTATTAGAGACAGAATTATTATTTAAAGAAAACAATGAAACATTTATTAGTGTGTATATACTAAATAATTACTTCCGATCTTTGAACGACTATTTGAAAAAAAATTTAGGAGTAGAAGATTGTCAAGACTTTTTCAATGATAATAGTATATTTTTTACCGTTATTAATCGTATCAAAAATCAAGACTTAAATGACATCAATGGAGTTACTTGTGCTCAAATACTCGATATAATGATTATTGTTTTTGAAAGAGGTGAAGGTTCTGAAAGACTAAAAGAAAAAATAAAACAAGATTTGGGATCTATTATTGATATGATTCTTTTAAAATTTCTGTTTGTTTCTATAAGTATTAGTTATTTTCACCTTGATATTCTATTAAAGATTTTTAAGTCGGAACATTTATATTTAATTAATAACTTCAATAAAATGAATCCTGATAATTATAGTGTAAGATATTATTTATCTTGGTTAGAGACAAAAGATTCTGATATTATCAAAGAATCTATAGAAACACTTAAAACTATACTAAAATATACTGACTCAGATATTCTGAAAAATGAAATTTTTAGCTTATTAGAGAAAGCAGGTGAAATAAAGAATGAAAATGAAGAGAAAAGAAATATACAAGATATTCAAGTAGATGAATTGGGAGAAATTGGAAATACTCTTATTGATGAAATTCGCTTTCACTTAACAATAAAAGCCCGAGATCTGGAGAATAGTGAAGAATATGGTCATTATACTAAAATTGAAACTTTAACGAACCACTTAATTAAAACGATAAAGTCTGGTGATTCAAGTGAACCAGCGTATTTAAGATTAACAAATTCTAAACAATTAAATGATCCTATGGAAGGAAGAGCCATCTATGACTACTTGGAAATAGAAAATTCCTCGGACTGCTATCAGAGTTCCAATGTCTTCCTATCTTCGATGACAACTATATCAGATAGTCTTCCCATGTGGAAAGAATATGCAGAAGAATCTAAAGGAGCATTTCTACAGTACGATAAAAAGTATTTACAACAAATTATTGAGCATGACTCCTTAGAGTTTGTGAGAATATTCTATTTAAACAGTACGAGAGAAGCCGATTCTAATATTATACAAAGGCTTAATGACTTAAAAGAGTTAATTCAAGAATTAAAGACTAGACATACTGAAGAAAGTAGGAAGGTACAGTCAAGTATTTTTAAAAATTTAGCGAAAATATCCTATCTTTTTAAGGTATCTGATTATGAATATGAGAGTGAGTATCGTATTCTAATCAACTTTGATGATTCAGAAATTGAAGGACGACTAAATCCAAAACTCAAAACCGAAGATAAAATCGAACTTGAAGAATTAAAAGTTTTATCAGGTAGTATTGGACTCAGTGAAAATGAGGAATCTGGTTATAAAGATTTTAGGAAATATATTCACTTAGAATCAAGGGAGGATGGGCGATATGCTTTATTTGTATACATCAATCTGGCTCCTTTGAAATACTCAAAAGTCATTCTAGGTCCAAAGGTTACAGATGCAGACTATATTGCTCCTTATCTCAAACTTGCCAATCCTGATATAGAGATAGAAAGCTCGAAAATTCCCTATCGATAA
- a CDS encoding DUF1697 domain-containing protein — protein MRYALLLRGINVGGKNRVVMADLKKDLAGLGFENPVSYINSGNLFFDSEEQEERIREILTAYFSRTYDFPLPFVLVSSAMLQKEIANLPTWWQDETAFRRDVLFYLPEIDRESVQELAGSWANDKEQLHFGQTAFFYSNADQADYLKSNYHKKLLKSSFYKQLTIRNGKTFQKIVELVGNE, from the coding sequence ATGCGTTATGCACTTTTACTCCGCGGCATTAATGTCGGCGGGAAAAACAGGGTCGTCATGGCCGATTTGAAGAAAGATTTAGCTGGGTTGGGTTTTGAAAATCCAGTTTCCTACATCAATAGTGGCAATCTTTTCTTTGATAGCGAGGAGCAGGAGGAGAGGATTCGGGAGATATTAACGGCTTATTTCAGTCGGACGTATGATTTTCCTCTGCCTTTCGTCCTTGTCAGCTCTGCTATGCTTCAAAAAGAAATAGCCAATTTGCCTACTTGGTGGCAGGATGAAACAGCCTTTCGGCGAGATGTTCTCTTTTATCTGCCGGAGATAGACAGGGAGAGCGTTCAAGAGTTGGCAGGCAGTTGGGCGAATGACAAGGAGCAACTGCATTTTGGGCAGACAGCTTTCTTTTATAGTAATGCTGACCAAGCGGACTATCTCAAGTCCAACTACCATAAGAAACTGCTCAAGTCCAGTTTCTACAAGCAACTGACCATCCGAAATGGTAAGACTTTCCAGAAGATTGTGGAGTTGGTTGGAAATGAATGA
- the pbp2b gene encoding penicillin-binding protein PBP2B — protein sequence MREEMSKRKFDSHSITGRLYLLFGIVGVLFLVLIARLGYMQVVNQEFYTDKLAKASKTKIKSSSVRGQIYDASGKPLVENTTKQVVTFTRDNKLTAADIRETAQKLLQYVSVSDLKVTERQEVDYYLADNRVYREVVEKLPKEEKFDTDGNRLPESKIYKAAVESIDPSQLGYTDEEKRTIALFSQMNAVPNFSTGTIQTDDLTTEQVATIASIGKELPGISISTSWNRKVLETSLASIVGHISTEKTGLPAEEADDYVKKGYSLNDRVGISYLEKEYESVLQGKRAEKEIRLDKNGNMESVETISEGSKGNNLKLTVDLTFQQGVEDILRNAFNLELAKGNATYSEGVYAVAMDPNTGSILALAGVKHDLETGKISADALGTVTNVFVPGSVVKAATLTAGWQYGAISGNQSLVDQPILFAGSAPINSWFTAYGSRSITAVEALEYSSNTYMVQVALNMLGTPYSPNMALGTNNVDASMKKLRSTFAEYGLGTETGIDLPTESTGYIPKNFTVSNYITDAFGQFDNYTPLQLAQYASTVANNGKRVAPHLVEGIYANNDQGGLGDLIEKKETKELNQVNISEENMALIKQGFYQVVNGWSGLTTGRTIAQGAMVSISAKTGTAETFVNGGTSAINTNVVSYAPSDRPKIAVAVVFPHNTDLSSTVSHSITRDIINLYNQQHPMN from the coding sequence ATGAGAGAAGAAATGTCTAAGAGGAAATTTGATAGCCATTCTATCACAGGCAGACTCTACCTTTTATTTGGAATTGTCGGAGTCTTATTTTTGGTGCTAATCGCTCGTCTGGGCTATATGCAGGTCGTCAACCAAGAATTTTATACGGATAAATTAGCTAAGGCAAGTAAAACAAAGATAAAATCGAGTTCGGTTCGTGGGCAAATCTATGATGCTTCAGGTAAGCCCTTGGTGGAAAATACAACCAAGCAAGTGGTGACCTTTACACGAGACAATAAACTGACAGCCGCAGACATTCGTGAAACGGCACAAAAGTTACTGCAGTATGTGTCTGTATCGGATCTAAAGGTGACCGAGCGCCAAGAGGTTGACTATTATCTGGCCGATAATAGGGTCTACCGAGAAGTGGTTGAAAAATTACCCAAGGAAGAAAAATTTGATACGGATGGCAACCGTCTGCCTGAATCCAAGATTTATAAAGCGGCGGTAGAGAGTATTGATCCAAGCCAACTAGGCTATACAGATGAGGAAAAGAGGACCATCGCTCTATTTAGCCAGATGAATGCTGTACCAAACTTTTCAACAGGGACGATTCAGACGGATGACTTGACGACGGAGCAAGTCGCTACGATTGCTTCAATTGGCAAAGAACTTCCAGGCATTAGTATTTCAACTAGCTGGAATCGAAAAGTCTTGGAAACATCGCTGGCTTCGATTGTCGGTCATATCTCGACCGAAAAAACAGGTCTGCCAGCCGAGGAAGCAGATGACTATGTCAAGAAGGGCTATTCTCTGAATGACCGAGTGGGAATTTCTTATTTGGAAAAAGAGTATGAGTCTGTTTTGCAAGGAAAACGGGCAGAAAAAGAAATTCGGCTAGATAAAAATGGCAACATGGAGAGTGTCGAGACCATTTCCGAAGGCAGCAAGGGAAATAACCTGAAGTTAACTGTGGATCTGACCTTTCAGCAGGGAGTTGAGGATATTCTCAGAAATGCCTTTAATCTAGAGCTGGCAAAGGGCAATGCCACCTATTCAGAAGGTGTCTATGCCGTGGCTATGGATCCCAATACAGGGTCAATCTTGGCGCTGGCTGGTGTCAAGCATGATCTGGAAACAGGCAAAATCTCGGCGGATGCGCTGGGTACCGTTACAAATGTCTTTGTTCCTGGTTCTGTCGTCAAAGCGGCTACCTTAACCGCTGGTTGGCAGTACGGAGCCATTTCAGGAAATCAATCCTTGGTTGATCAGCCGATTCTTTTCGCGGGTTCTGCTCCCATCAATTCTTGGTTTACGGCCTATGGTTCACGCTCTATTACAGCGGTGGAGGCTCTGGAATATTCGTCTAACACCTATATGGTTCAGGTGGCCCTAAATATGCTTGGGACTCCGTATAGCCCAAATATGGCCTTAGGAACCAACAATGTCGATGCTTCGATGAAAAAACTCCGTTCGACTTTTGCAGAATATGGTCTGGGGACTGAGACAGGGATTGATTTACCGACAGAATCAACAGGCTATATTCCCAAAAACTTCACAGTCAGCAATTATATCACGGATGCTTTTGGTCAGTTTGATAACTACACACCACTTCAGTTGGCTCAATATGCGTCGACGGTAGCCAATAACGGCAAACGGGTTGCTCCGCATCTGGTTGAAGGTATTTACGCCAACAATGACCAAGGTGGACTGGGAGACTTGATTGAGAAGAAGGAAACAAAAGAATTAAATCAGGTCAACATTTCTGAGGAAAATATGGCTCTTATAAAACAAGGTTTCTATCAGGTGGTCAATGGATGGAGTGGCTTGACAACTGGACGGACGATTGCGCAAGGCGCTATGGTCTCCATCAGTGCCAAAACAGGGACTGCCGAAACTTTTGTCAACGGTGGTACATCTGCTATCAACACCAATGTAGTATCCTATGCACCAAGCGATCGACCTAAAATCGCTGTGGCCGTAGTCTTTCCCCACAATACTGACCTCTCTTCAACAGTCAGCCACAGTATCACCCGTGATATTATCAATCTTTATAACCAACAGCACCCTATGAATTAG
- the recR gene encoding recombination mediator RecR, which produces MLYPTPIAKLIDSFSKLPGIGIKTATRLAFYTIGMSDDDVNEFAKNLLAAKRELTYCSICGNLTDDDPCAICTDQTRDQTVILIVEDSRDVSAMENIQEYHGLYHVLHGLISPMNGVGPDDINLKSLLTRLMDSQVMEVIVATNATADGEATSMYISRVLKPAGIKVTRLARGLAVGADIEYADEVTLLRAIENRTEL; this is translated from the coding sequence ATGCTTTATCCAACCCCTATCGCCAAATTGATTGATAGTTTTTCCAAGCTGCCGGGTATCGGCATCAAGACAGCTACTCGCCTGGCCTTTTATACCATCGGAATGAGTGACGATGATGTCAATGAGTTTGCCAAAAATCTACTAGCTGCCAAGCGCGAGCTGACCTACTGCTCTATCTGTGGCAATCTGACGGATGATGATCCCTGTGCTATCTGTACGGATCAAACGCGCGATCAGACTGTAATTTTGATCGTTGAGGATAGCCGCGATGTGTCTGCCATGGAAAATATCCAAGAATACCACGGCCTTTATCATGTCCTCCATGGCCTCATTTCGCCTATGAACGGTGTAGGACCAGACGACATCAACCTCAAGAGTCTCCTGACTCGCTTGATGGACAGCCAAGTGATGGAAGTGATTGTGGCTACCAATGCAACGGCTGACGGAGAAGCGACTTCTATGTATATTTCTCGTGTGCTCAAGCCTGCGGGTATCAAGGTGACTCGACTGGCTCGCGGACTGGCTGTCGGCGCTGATATCGAATATGCAGACGAAGTGACCCTGCTCCGAGCCATTGAAAATCGGACAGAATTGTAA
- a CDS encoding D-alanine--D-alanine ligase, translating to MVKQTLILLYGGRSAEREVSVLSAESVMRAINYDKFSVKTYFITKAGDFIKTQEFTEKPAADEKLMTNATVDVSQQVKPSDIYEENAVVFPVLHGPMGEDGSIQGFLEVLRLPYVGCNILSSSVAMDKITTKRILESAGIPQVPYVAVIEGENLEEKIAEIEEKLTYPIFTKPSNMGSSVGISKSENQEELRAALDLAFKYDSRVLIEQGVNAREIEVGLLGNYDVKSTLPGEVVKDVAFYDYEAKYIDNKITMDIPAKISDEVISVMRTNAETAFRALGGQGLARCDFFYTEDGDIFLNELNTMPGFTQWSMYPLLWENMGLPYSELIEKLVNLAEEAFAKREAHLL from the coding sequence ATGGTCAAACAAACCTTGATTTTACTATACGGTGGTCGTAGTGCTGAGCGAGAAGTTTCAGTCTTGTCGGCTGAGAGTGTCATGCGAGCTATCAATTATGACAAATTTTCTGTCAAGACTTATTTCATCACAAAAGCTGGCGATTTTATCAAGACGCAGGAATTTACAGAAAAGCCGGCTGCAGATGAAAAACTCATGACCAATGCAACGGTTGATGTTTCACAGCAAGTCAAACCGAGTGACATTTATGAGGAAAATGCAGTTGTCTTTCCTGTTCTTCATGGACCGATGGGCGAGGATGGCTCTATTCAAGGCTTTCTTGAAGTGCTGCGGCTTCCTTATGTGGGCTGCAATATCTTGTCTTCCAGTGTTGCCATGGACAAAATTACCACCAAACGTATTTTGGAGTCTGCTGGAATTCCGCAGGTGCCTTATGTAGCAGTGATTGAGGGAGAAAATCTGGAAGAAAAAATTGCCGAAATCGAAGAAAAATTAACTTATCCGATTTTTACCAAACCGTCTAATATGGGCTCTAGTGTCGGTATTTCAAAGTCTGAAAATCAAGAGGAGCTGCGGGCAGCATTGGATTTGGCCTTCAAGTATGACAGCCGTGTCTTGATCGAGCAGGGAGTCAATGCGCGTGAGATTGAGGTTGGTCTCTTAGGGAATTATGATGTTAAGAGTACCTTGCCGGGCGAAGTGGTCAAAGATGTGGCTTTCTACGACTATGAAGCCAAGTATATTGACAATAAGATTACCATGGATATTCCTGCAAAAATCTCAGACGAGGTTATTTCAGTCATGCGTACGAATGCTGAGACAGCCTTTCGTGCCTTGGGTGGACAGGGATTGGCGCGCTGTGATTTCTTCTACACAGAGGATGGCGACATTTTCCTCAATGAGCTCAATACCATGCCAGGCTTTACTCAATGGTCTATGTATCCCTTGCTTTGGGAAAATATGGGACTGCCTTATTCCGAGTTGATTGAGAAATTGGTAAATTTAGCTGAAGAGGCCTTTGCTAAGAGAGAAGCGCATCTTTTATAA
- a CDS encoding UDP-N-acetylmuramoyl-tripeptide--D-alanyl-D-alanine ligase produces the protein MKLDLYEIAKVLAAKNDVSQFENVTFRNAEFDSRLIEAGDLFIPLKGARDGHDFIATAFAQGAAATLSERPIAEGPYVLVDDVLAAFQALAQYYLEKTGVDVLAVTGSNGKTTTKDMLAQLLATSYKTYKTQGNYNNEIGLPYTVLHMPDDTEKLVLEMGQDHLGDIHLLSEIAKPKTGIVTLIGEAHLEFFGSRTEIAKGKMQIADGMKKGGLLLAPADKIVNDFLPDQQKVVRFGPDADICLTRLEERKDSLTFEANFLEQAIDLPVTGKYNATNAMIASYVALQEGVSESAIRQAFAQLELTRNRTEWKKAANGADILSDVYNANPTAMRLILETFSAIPASQGGRKAAVLADMKELGADSKLMHGAMITSLNPEIITDLFLYGEDMEALYIYAREIYPPNRVHYFVKSADKDQFEDLIKTVKTWLQSADQILLKGSNSMKLDKLVEALEHGDK, from the coding sequence ATGAAATTAGATTTATATGAAATAGCAAAAGTCTTGGCTGCCAAAAATGATGTCAGTCAGTTTGAAAATGTGACTTTTAGAAATGCTGAATTTGACAGCCGTTTGATTGAGGCGGGGGATCTTTTTATCCCGCTCAAGGGAGCTCGTGACGGCCATGACTTTATCGCGACAGCCTTCGCTCAGGGTGCTGCGGCTACCTTGTCTGAGCGTCCAATAGCAGAAGGACCCTATGTCTTGGTCGATGATGTGCTAGCGGCCTTTCAAGCTTTGGCTCAATACTATCTGGAAAAGACAGGTGTGGATGTGCTCGCTGTGACAGGCTCCAATGGAAAGACTACAACCAAGGATATGCTGGCTCAGCTATTGGCTACTAGCTACAAAACCTATAAAACTCAAGGAAACTATAATAATGAAATCGGTCTGCCCTACACGGTGCTCCACATGCCAGATGACACAGAAAAGCTAGTTTTGGAAATGGGGCAGGATCACTTGGGGGATATCCATCTTCTGTCTGAAATTGCCAAGCCTAAAACGGGCATTGTGACCTTGATTGGCGAAGCTCACTTAGAATTTTTCGGAAGCCGTACAGAGATTGCTAAAGGCAAGATGCAGATTGCGGATGGCATGAAGAAAGGTGGCCTGCTCTTGGCTCCGGCTGATAAGATCGTCAATGATTTTCTGCCAGACCAGCAAAAAGTAGTTCGCTTTGGTCCCGATGCAGATATTTGTCTGACTCGTCTAGAAGAGCGCAAGGATAGTTTGACCTTTGAAGCGAATTTTCTGGAGCAGGCGATTGACTTGCCCGTGACTGGCAAATACAATGCGACCAACGCCATGATCGCCTCTTACGTTGCCTTGCAAGAGGGTGTCAGTGAGTCGGCGATTCGTCAGGCTTTTGCCCAGCTGGAATTGACCCGCAATCGAACCGAGTGGAAGAAGGCGGCGAATGGGGCCGATATCCTGTCAGATGTCTACAATGCTAATCCAACAGCCATGCGCTTGATTCTTGAGACGTTTTCAGCGATTCCAGCTAGTCAGGGCGGCCGGAAGGCTGCAGTATTAGCCGATATGAAGGAGCTGGGAGCTGACTCCAAGCTGATGCACGGAGCCATGATTACCAGTCTTAATCCAGAGATTATCACCGATCTTTTTCTCTATGGAGAGGATATGGAAGCCCTCTACATCTATGCTCGGGAAATCTACCCACCAAATCGGGTGCATTATTTTGTCAAAAGTGCTGACAAGGATCAGTTTGAAGATTTGATCAAGACCGTTAAGACTTGGTTGCAATCAGCTGACCAAATCTTGCTCAAGGGCAGTAATTCGATGAAATTGGATAAACTAGTGGAGGCCTTGGAGCATGGGGACAAGTGA